From Nitrospiria bacterium, one genomic window encodes:
- a CDS encoding segregation/condensation protein A — MDDPQTSYAVKVPAFEGPLDFLLHLIKKNEINVYDIPIALITRQYLEYLDLIKSLNLALAGEFLVMAATLIHIKSKMLLPPSESDDEEEDEDPRTELVMRLLEYQRFKEAAHGLEAREQEWREVFHRPASLGSGEPTDEINLVDLSLFDLLEALRGVMQRAPEKKDLEIVVDALSVQERMGLILDRLDEQESITFTSLFDDDTTRLAMVVTFLALLELIRLKRLRILQTELFGAIRIWKSTSLQPF; from the coding sequence ATGGACGATCCCCAAACATCGTACGCCGTCAAAGTTCCCGCCTTTGAAGGTCCGCTTGATTTTCTGCTTCACCTTATTAAGAAAAACGAGATTAATGTCTATGATATTCCGATCGCGCTGATCACCCGGCAGTATCTGGAATACCTGGACCTGATCAAGTCGTTGAATCTGGCGCTGGCCGGAGAGTTTCTGGTCATGGCCGCAACGCTGATCCATATCAAGTCCAAGATGCTTCTTCCTCCATCCGAATCGGATGATGAGGAAGAGGACGAGGACCCGCGCACCGAGCTGGTGATGCGCTTGTTGGAGTACCAGCGTTTCAAAGAAGCCGCCCACGGTCTGGAGGCGCGCGAACAGGAATGGCGCGAGGTGTTCCACCGTCCCGCCTCGCTCGGAAGCGGAGAACCGACGGATGAAATCAACCTTGTCGATCTGAGCTTGTTTGATCTCCTGGAAGCCCTCCGGGGGGTCATGCAGCGCGCGCCGGAAAAGAAGGACCTGGAGATCGTGGTGGACGCGTTGTCGGTTCAGGAACGGATGGGCCTGATCCTGGACCGGCTGGATGAGCAGGAAAGCATCACCTTTACTTCACTGTTCGATGACGACACGACGCGTCTCGCGATGGTCGTGACTTTTTTGGCCTTGTTGGAATTGATCCGTCTGAAACGTTTACGCATCCTTCAAACCGAACTTTTTGGCGCGATACGCATATGGAAGAGCACGAGCTTACAGCCGTTCTAG